The Thermus albus genomic sequence CGGGCGGTTCCCCCGGCCAACATCGTTTCCATTGCCACCGCAGCCCACCTGAACGGGTACCAGCGCCTGGTCCTCCGGGTGGTGGGGGAGGATGTGGAGGGGGTTCCCGACCGGCTAAAGGCCGCTGGGGAGCGGGTGGTGGACGTACGCCCCGGTTAGATGCCGTTGCGGTAGGCGGGGTAGGAGCCCAGCACCTTGAGGAAAGCCGCCCGGCGGAGGAGGCCTAGGAGGGCTTGGGCGGGGCCTGGGTCCTCCAAGTGGCCCTCGAGGTCCAGGTAGAAGAGGTAGCTGAAGGGCTTATCCCGCCTAGGCCGGGATTCCAGCTTGGTGAGGTTCACCCCAGCCTCGGCGAAGACGGTAAGGGCTTCCAAAAGCCCTCCAGGCCTGTGGCGCACGGCGAAGACGATGCTGGTCTTGTGGGGGCCTTCTCCCCTTTTTGCCTCCTCCCGCCCGATGACGAAGAACCGGGTGTAGTTGTGGGGATAGTCCTCGATGTTCTCCGCCAGCACCTGTAGGCCATAAAGCTCCGCCGCCCTCCTACTGGCGATGGCGCCCACCCCGGGTTCCGGGTTCTCCGCTAAGGCCCTGGCCGCCCCTGCGGTGTCATAGACCGGGATGGGGGTCAGGCGCATGCGGGCCAGGAAGCCGTCGCATTGGGCCAGGGCCTGGGGGTGGCTTTTCACCGCCTTGAGGTCTTTTAGCTCCGTCTCCTTGGGGGCAAGGAGGCAGTGCTCCACCCGGTGGATGATCTCCCCCACCACGTGGAGGTCGCTTTCCAAAAGGAGGTCGTAGGTCTGGTTGATGCTGCCTGCGGTGGTGTTTTCCACCGGCACCACCCCGTAGTCCGCCTCCCCGGCCTCCACCGCTTCAAAGACCTGGTGAAAGGTGGGAAAGCCCATGGGAGTGGACCCAGGGAAGTTCCTCAGCAAGGCTTCCTCGCTATAGGCCCCCTCCGTGCCCTGGAAGGCGATCCTCATGCCCCCCATGGTACTCCTTCCCTAGTAGACAGGGAAAGGCCGTTTCCCCTAGCATGGCCCTTGTGGCGCGGCTCCTTGTGGTGGACGATGACCCCCGCATCCGGCACCTTTTGGAACTTCTGCTTTCCGGGGCAGGCCACCAGGTGGCGCTGGCGGATTCCGCCAAGGCCGCTTTGGAATACCTCCGCAAGGAAACCCCGGACCTGATCCTTTTGGACATCATGATGCCGGATATGGATGGCCTTACCCTTCTTGGGCGTATCCGGGCGGTGCGGCGCTTGGCCAAGGTACCCGTCATCATGTTCACCGGGGGTGGCAAGGAGCTGGAAGGCCCAAGCCGGGCATTGGGGGCGGACCTCTTCCTGGAAAAGCCGGTCTCGGGCCGTCGCCTTAAGGAGGCGGTGGAGGGGCTTTTGAGCCGGGAGGGGTATGTGCTGCCTGGAGGAGAGCGGGTGGGGACCCTCGAGGAGGTGGGGGCGCGTTTGCGCCAGGCGTTGCCTGAGGAAACGCGTTTCAAGGCCTTGTGGCTCAAGAACTCGGGCCGCCGGGCCCT encodes the following:
- the pheA gene encoding prephenate dehydratase, which codes for MRIAFQGTEGAYSEEALLRNFPGSTPMGFPTFHQVFEAVEAGEADYGVVPVENTTAGSINQTYDLLLESDLHVVGEIIHRVEHCLLAPKETELKDLKAVKSHPQALAQCDGFLARMRLTPIPVYDTAGAARALAENPEPGVGAIASRRAAELYGLQVLAENIEDYPHNYTRFFVIGREEAKRGEGPHKTSIVFAVRHRPGGLLEALTVFAEAGVNLTKLESRPRRDKPFSYLFYLDLEGHLEDPGPAQALLGLLRRAAFLKVLGSYPAYRNGI
- a CDS encoding response regulator — its product is MALVARLLVVDDDPRIRHLLELLLSGAGHQVALADSAKAALEYLRKETPDLILLDIMMPDMDGLTLLGRIRAVRRLAKVPVIMFTGGGKELEGPSRALGADLFLEKPVSGRRLKEAVEGLLSREGYVLPGGERVGTLEEVGARLRQALPEETRFKALWLKNSGRRALLQNLLAKGWTEALVRRILPGEYDLYDLLGHLAYGWPLLPLKERAARVQDPRLASHLEAYLKEKRLPLEGNGLLEELAQALYA